The Pseudomonas sp. DG56-2 genome contains a region encoding:
- a CDS encoding SDR family oxidoreductase, whose amino-acid sequence MSKPLIVITGASSGIGEAVARLFSQAGHPLLLLARRLERLQALALPNCLSRAVDVSDRDAFLAAVKEAEALYGPADALINNAGVMLLGQMHEQDPSQWDQMLEVNVKGLLNGIHALISGMIERRHGTIINVSSVAGRKTFPNHVAYVGTKFAVHGISENLREEVAAHNVRVVTIAPGAVETELLGHTTDAGIKDGYQAWKAEMGGQVLSAEDVAEAIAYAYQQPQHVCIREIVLAATRQQP is encoded by the coding sequence ATGAGCAAACCACTGATCGTTATCACCGGCGCCAGTTCGGGCATTGGCGAAGCTGTTGCGCGCCTGTTCTCTCAAGCGGGCCACCCCCTCTTGTTACTGGCCCGACGACTGGAGCGACTGCAGGCACTGGCATTGCCCAATTGTTTGAGTCGAGCGGTGGATGTCAGTGACCGCGACGCTTTTCTTGCTGCGGTGAAAGAGGCCGAGGCACTGTACGGCCCAGCCGATGCACTGATCAACAATGCCGGCGTGATGTTGCTGGGCCAAATGCACGAACAGGACCCGAGCCAGTGGGACCAGATGCTCGAGGTTAACGTCAAGGGCCTGCTCAATGGTATTCATGCCCTGATAAGTGGCATGATCGAACGCCGCCACGGAACAATCATCAATGTCAGCTCGGTTGCTGGGCGCAAGACTTTTCCCAACCACGTGGCTTACGTGGGCACCAAGTTCGCGGTGCATGGAATTTCCGAAAATTTGCGCGAAGAAGTCGCCGCCCACAACGTGCGAGTGGTAACCATCGCACCGGGTGCGGTAGAAACAGAGTTGCTGGGCCACACCACTGACGCGGGTATAAAGGACGGCTACCAGGCCTGGAAAGCGGAAATGGGCGGCCAGGTGCTGAGTGCCGAAGATGTGGCAGAGGCGATTGCCTATGCCTACCAGCAACCTCAGCATGTGTGTATTCGCGAAATCGTTCTCGCCGCTACTCGCCAGCAGCCTTGA
- a CDS encoding LysR family transcriptional regulator — MDIRHLKAFLAVFEERNITAAAQRLCVAQPTLSVTIRQLEEQLGVALFLRQARGVEVSEQARQLYPQAQRLVAEAQALSRWFREGQRRLPLQLGVEADIASSHVEAFVRMACQAVPAVQLTLLDGCAGDARLGVEALCCEDELFLALWEEPYVLAMATGSTQVEQWISCPEHFAHQRLLGFYGNLEQVGHAGSLQQAVPMVAAGLGAALLPQSLVDCHRGLHWRPWQESTLTRRIGLCFAVQALQLPVLKQLHQALGGVQID, encoded by the coding sequence ATGGATATTCGCCATCTAAAAGCGTTTCTTGCCGTATTTGAGGAGCGCAATATCACCGCGGCGGCACAACGTTTGTGCGTCGCCCAGCCGACCTTGTCGGTGACCATCCGCCAGCTCGAGGAACAATTGGGGGTCGCGCTGTTCTTGCGTCAGGCACGTGGTGTCGAGGTGAGTGAGCAGGCCCGGCAGTTGTACCCGCAAGCGCAACGATTGGTGGCCGAAGCCCAGGCCCTGAGTCGGTGGTTTCGCGAAGGGCAGAGGCGACTGCCGTTGCAACTGGGTGTGGAGGCGGACATCGCCTCCAGTCATGTCGAGGCGTTTGTCCGGATGGCCTGTCAGGCTGTACCGGCAGTGCAACTGACCTTGCTCGACGGCTGCGCTGGAGATGCCCGTCTTGGTGTTGAAGCGCTGTGCTGTGAAGACGAGTTGTTTCTGGCCCTTTGGGAAGAGCCCTACGTGTTGGCCATGGCAACGGGCAGCACTCAGGTCGAGCAGTGGATCTCCTGCCCGGAGCACTTTGCCCATCAACGCCTGCTTGGGTTCTATGGCAATCTGGAGCAAGTCGGGCATGCGGGCTCCTTGCAGCAGGCGGTACCCATGGTCGCTGCGGGATTGGGCGCGGCGCTGTTGCCGCAGTCGCTGGTCGATTGCCATCGCGGTCTGCACTGGCGCCCCTGGCAGGAGTCGACCCTGACGCGCCGGATCGGACTGTGTTTTGCCGTACAGGCCTTGCAGTTGCCGGTTCTCAAACAACTGCACCAAGCCCTTGGTGGCGTGCAGATCGATTAA
- a CDS encoding SDR family NAD(P)-dependent oxidoreductase, whose product MNRKIALITGASRGLGKNTAVHLAAQGIDIIGTYNSKTEDAQALVRTLEQQGVRAAMLQLDVSDSARFPDFAVQVQQTLTSVFGREQLDFLVNNAGIGINARFDETSEAQFDQLCNIQLKGPFFLTQRLLPLIADQGRIVNISTGLTRFALPGYAAYAAMKGAMEVLTRYQAKELGARGIRVNILAPGAIETDFGGGVVRDNADVNDFIASNTALGRVGLPDDIGAAVALLLGDGGGWISGQRLEVSGGMFL is encoded by the coding sequence ATGAATCGGAAAATCGCTTTGATCACCGGCGCCAGCCGCGGCCTGGGCAAAAATACTGCCGTGCATCTGGCCGCTCAAGGTATCGACATTATTGGCACCTATAACAGCAAGACAGAGGATGCCCAAGCGCTGGTACGAACCTTGGAACAACAGGGTGTGCGTGCAGCCATGCTGCAACTGGATGTCAGCGACAGTGCACGTTTTCCAGATTTCGCCGTACAAGTGCAGCAGACGCTCACTTCAGTTTTTGGCCGCGAGCAATTGGATTTCTTGGTAAATAATGCCGGCATCGGCATCAATGCGCGATTCGATGAGACCAGCGAGGCGCAGTTCGACCAGCTGTGCAATATTCAGCTCAAAGGCCCATTTTTCCTCACCCAACGTTTGCTGCCGCTGATTGCCGACCAAGGCCGAATCGTCAATATTTCTACCGGTCTGACTCGTTTCGCACTGCCCGGATACGCAGCCTACGCTGCGATGAAAGGCGCCATGGAAGTCTTGACCCGTTACCAGGCCAAAGAACTGGGAGCACGAGGTATACGCGTCAATATCCTTGCCCCTGGTGCTATCGAGACTGACTTTGGTGGCGGTGTGGTACGCGACAATGCCGACGTTAACGACTTCATTGCCAGTAACACGGCGCTGGGTCGGGTTGGCTTGCCTGATGATATCGGTGCGGCGGTGGCCTTGTTGCTCGGCGATGGTGGCGGTTGGATCAGTGGGCAGCGCCTGGAGGTGTCCGGGGGCATGTTCCTTTAA
- a CDS encoding LysR family transcriptional regulator — MNKLELLRTFVRVSELSSFTLAGESLGLPRSTVSEQVRALETLLGTRLLNRTTRRVQATQDGLHLYERSKDLLSRMDEIEGLFHSEKAALTGRLRIDLPTLMARRIILPNLGQFLDCHPGIELEISCTDRQVDLLREGFDCVVRIGTLSDLDLSARPLGSLAQINCASPRYLQRYGMPKTLADLHHHQLIHYVKNLGSRGPGFEYLQGGALQVQPMAGSVTVNSTEAYESACLAGLGLIQAPGAGLREYLQSGQLLALLEDFVPPPMPVSLLYARQQHVPPRLRAFMDWLSALLEPRLDPANGEH; from the coding sequence ATGAACAAGCTGGAGTTGTTGCGCACGTTTGTCCGCGTTAGTGAGCTGTCCAGTTTCACCTTGGCTGGAGAGAGCCTGGGGTTACCGCGATCAACGGTTTCCGAACAGGTCCGAGCCTTGGAAACCTTGCTGGGAACGCGGCTGCTCAACCGCACCACGCGGCGGGTCCAGGCAACCCAGGATGGCCTGCATCTGTACGAGCGTAGCAAAGACCTGCTATCGCGCATGGATGAGATCGAAGGGCTGTTCCACAGCGAGAAGGCTGCGCTGACAGGACGTTTGCGGATTGATTTGCCAACTTTGATGGCACGGCGAATCATCCTGCCCAACCTTGGGCAGTTTCTTGATTGTCATCCTGGTATTGAGCTGGAGATCAGTTGCACAGATCGGCAGGTCGACCTGTTGCGCGAAGGATTTGATTGCGTGGTGCGGATTGGCACCTTGAGTGACTTGGACTTGAGCGCCCGGCCTTTGGGCTCTCTGGCGCAGATCAACTGCGCCAGTCCGCGCTATCTGCAGCGCTATGGAATGCCGAAAACCCTGGCAGACCTGCATCATCACCAACTGATTCATTATGTGAAGAACCTGGGTAGCCGAGGCCCGGGTTTTGAATATCTGCAAGGTGGGGCCTTGCAGGTACAACCCATGGCCGGATCCGTTACCGTCAACAGTACCGAGGCCTATGAAAGTGCCTGTCTTGCCGGTCTTGGTCTGATTCAGGCGCCCGGGGCAGGGCTGCGGGAGTATCTGCAAAGTGGGCAATTGCTGGCGTTACTGGAGGATTTTGTTCCGCCGCCAATGCCGGTGTCGTTGCTGTATGCCAGGCAGCAGCATGTGCCACCGAGACTGCGCGCATTCATGGATTGGTTGTCAGCATTGCTCGAGCCTCGACTGGACCCGGCCAACGGCGAACACTGA
- a CDS encoding DUF2025 family protein → MHITSQDICAAADQLKGFVGFHRKLGKHIVRFSEDSFGMDVADDSIIPSNEFVWKQGEGEVMTLSRALIEILLAQNVDERLNVSEPLRVYLRRQDLPEIAAQRRLKA, encoded by the coding sequence ATGCACATCACATCACAGGACATCTGTGCCGCCGCCGACCAGCTCAAGGGTTTTGTCGGATTTCACCGTAAGCTCGGCAAGCACATCGTGCGTTTCAGTGAAGACTCGTTCGGTATGGACGTAGCTGATGACAGCATCATCCCCAGTAACGAATTTGTCTGGAAGCAAGGCGAGGGTGAAGTCATGACGTTGAGTCGTGCACTCATCGAGATTCTCCTGGCGCAGAATGTTGACGAAAGACTCAATGTCAGCGAGCCCTTGCGGGTTTACCTGCGACGTCAGGACCTACCGGAGATTGCTGCGCAGCGACGCCTGAAAGCCTGA
- a CDS encoding diguanylate cyclase — protein sequence MMDNRSGKGLSFVRRIYLPRIIGLGIGMLSVMAGISTLDLPVWAWGLLLFNGLVWPHLAFRIARRAAVPYHAEYRNLLLDSLMGGFWTAAVQFNPLLSVTILAMMTMNNFAAGGQRLFLKGLAAQCLGAGLAIALFGPGLQLQTSSLQIYACLPMLTLYPMAVGWVCYSLAMKLSEHKRRLSALSRTDSLTGLLNHGSWKDLLQLKFQVCQQQHCQAVIALIDIDHFKSINDTYGHVVGDCVLSQLSNELKRNLREDDLAGRYGGDEFCLILPNTNMEQASLAMERLRERVGSYRNPQLPELRISLSIGLATCHQGLADAEAWLNEADRALYTAKRSGRNQVTISQQDVTTLKLA from the coding sequence ATGATGGACAACAGAAGCGGCAAGGGACTTTCATTTGTAAGAAGGATATACCTGCCGCGTATTATTGGCCTGGGCATCGGCATGCTCAGTGTCATGGCCGGCATTTCGACCCTGGACCTGCCCGTTTGGGCCTGGGGCTTGTTGCTATTCAACGGCCTGGTCTGGCCACACCTCGCTTTTCGGATTGCCCGACGCGCTGCGGTGCCCTATCACGCCGAGTACCGCAATCTACTGCTCGACTCATTGATGGGCGGGTTCTGGACGGCCGCCGTGCAGTTCAATCCGCTTCTCAGTGTGACCATTCTGGCGATGATGACGATGAACAACTTCGCCGCCGGCGGCCAGCGCTTGTTCCTCAAGGGCCTGGCTGCTCAATGCCTCGGCGCGGGGCTGGCCATTGCTCTGTTTGGTCCTGGCTTGCAATTGCAGACGTCTTCCCTACAAATCTACGCGTGCCTGCCCATGCTTACTCTCTATCCGATGGCGGTAGGATGGGTCTGCTACAGCCTGGCCATGAAGCTCTCGGAACATAAACGTCGGCTCAGTGCACTGAGTCGCACCGACAGTCTGACGGGCCTGCTCAATCATGGATCGTGGAAGGATCTGCTGCAGCTCAAGTTTCAGGTATGTCAGCAACAGCACTGCCAAGCGGTGATTGCGCTGATCGATATCGACCACTTCAAGTCCATAAACGACACTTACGGGCACGTTGTCGGCGACTGTGTGTTAAGCCAACTCAGCAACGAACTCAAACGTAACTTACGTGAAGATGACTTGGCGGGCCGTTATGGCGGCGATGAGTTCTGCCTGATACTCCCCAACACCAATATGGAACAAGCCAGCCTGGCCATGGAGCGCCTGCGCGAGCGCGTCGGCAGTTACCGTAATCCGCAGCTACCTGAACTGCGGATCAGTCTGAGCATCGGCCTGGCGACCTGCCACCAGGGGCTGGCAGACGCCGAAGCCTGGCTCAATGAGGCCGACAGAGCCCTGTATACAGCCAAGAGAAGCGGCCGCAACCAGGTTACTATTTCCCAACAGGATGTCACCACACTGAAGCTTGCCTAG
- a CDS encoding MBL fold metallo-hydrolase has protein sequence MKPALILGVLLLMIPLIAKAGDPAPHEDGRYHNLRQLPQDSVLKKLRIGFKFLFLGKPPETRPNVEIPVQPLSRQQLLEAPDRSLWRLGHSTVLLKLRDHFFITDPVFAERASPVQWAGPQRFHQPPLKLAELPPLTAVILSHDHYDHLDEQAIRQLADKTEHFLAPMGVGDLLIEWGVPAAKVKQLDWWQETQIEGIRFVATPAQHFSGRGLFDSNSTLWASWVIVEENLRLFFSGDTGYFEGFKQIGDQYGPFDVTLIETGAYNLEWPNVHMQPEQSLQAHQDLRGRWLLPVHNGTFDLSVHSWHEPFDRILALANAAQVPLSTPQMGERISLDQPHSGPAWWLPKPLRQPLKAGERVMAMKDL, from the coding sequence ATGAAACCAGCCCTTATCCTCGGAGTGCTTCTGCTCATGATCCCTTTGATCGCAAAGGCCGGTGACCCGGCGCCGCATGAGGATGGGCGGTATCACAACCTGCGCCAACTTCCTCAGGACAGCGTGCTGAAAAAACTGCGCATAGGCTTCAAGTTCCTGTTTCTTGGCAAACCGCCCGAAACCCGGCCAAACGTTGAGATCCCGGTTCAGCCGTTGAGTCGTCAGCAACTGCTCGAGGCCCCGGACCGAAGTCTGTGGCGCCTGGGGCATTCCACTGTATTGCTGAAACTGCGTGATCACTTCTTCATTACCGACCCGGTGTTCGCTGAACGCGCCTCACCGGTGCAGTGGGCGGGTCCGCAGCGCTTTCACCAGCCGCCACTCAAGCTTGCTGAGCTACCTCCGCTGACCGCGGTGATTCTTTCGCATGACCACTATGACCATCTTGATGAGCAGGCCATACGGCAACTGGCGGACAAGACCGAGCATTTTCTTGCACCGATGGGGGTGGGCGACCTGTTGATTGAGTGGGGGGTACCCGCAGCCAAGGTCAAGCAACTGGACTGGTGGCAGGAAACACAGATTGAGGGCATTCGGTTTGTCGCGACCCCAGCCCAGCATTTTTCTGGACGAGGGCTGTTCGACAGCAACAGCACGTTATGGGCTTCCTGGGTCATTGTGGAAGAAAACCTGCGCCTGTTTTTCAGCGGCGACACTGGATACTTTGAAGGCTTCAAACAAATCGGCGACCAGTACGGTCCGTTCGATGTGACGCTGATAGAAACCGGTGCCTACAACCTTGAATGGCCCAACGTACACATGCAGCCTGAGCAAAGCCTGCAGGCTCACCAGGATTTGCGCGGGCGCTGGCTGTTGCCGGTGCACAACGGAACCTTCGATCTTTCGGTTCATAGCTGGCATGAACCGTTCGACCGCATCCTGGCCTTGGCCAATGCGGCGCAAGTGCCGCTCAGTACCCCGCAGATGGGGGAGCGGATCAGTCTTGACCAGCCTCACAGCGGCCCGGCCTGGTGGTTGCCCAAACCGTTGCGCCAACCACTCAAGGCTGGCGAGCGGGTCATGGCCATGAAGGACTTGTAG